Below is a window of Streptomyces qaidamensis DNA.
CAGCTCAAGGTGCGGGCGGGCGGCGCGCGTTGACGTGCCGCCCGCCCGCGCTGTGTGGGTACACGATCACGCGTGAGCCTTATCTCGCTTGGTGCAAAAGGTTACAAAAAGGTCTTAATAGACGCTCGGCGTGCGGTTGCCGTGCATCTGGCGTGTATGTTCCGGGGCCGAGAGCCATGGAAGGGACCAAACCGGTGAACAAGAAGCTCGCGGCCGCACTGTCCGGCGGTGCGGTACTGGTACTGGCGCTGTCGGGCTGCGGCGGCGACGACAGCAACGAGAAGCTGGACTCCTGGGCCAAGCAGGTCTGTGACGCCGTACAGCCGCAGGCCAAGAAGATCGAGTCGGCCAATGCCGCGATCCAGAAGGAGACCTCCGACAACAGCACGCCGGAGGACGTCCAGAAGACCGACGCACAGGCCTTCCAGGACATGTCCGACGCCTACAAGGCGATCGGGACCGCCGTGAACAAGGCCGGGGCCCCGGACGTCGAGAACGGCGAGAAGAAGCAGCAGGACGCGGTCAAGGAGCTCAACTCGATCTCCGCCTCGTACGCCTCGCTGAAGAAGCAGGTCGACGGGCTCGACACCAAGGACCAGGGCAAGTTCGCCGACGGCCTGAAGGACATCGCCACCGAGCTGGACAAGCTGAGCCAGAGCGGGAACGACGCCCTCAGGAACCTGGAGGAGGGCGAGGTCGGCCAGGCGATGGCCAAGCAGTCCAGCTGCAAGGCGGCCACGGCGTCGGCGGGGGCCACGCAGAGCTGAGCAGCGGGGCCGGGCAGCAGGCGGCAAACGTGACTGCTGAGCCAAACGTGACGGCTGAGCTGAAGGTGACTGACTGACCCCGTTGTGTCCAGTGCCCCTCTCGTGACGAGCGCCCGAAGCTCATGCGAACCCCGGCACGGGCACGTGCGGCACCCGCACCGGCGGCCACAATGGGGGCGTGAGTAACGCCAGTCAGTCACCCCTGCCCCCGCTGCCCGCCTCCGACCGTCCCGAAGCCGCCGCCCGGCTCCGGGACGCCCTGCTCGCGGCCTCCTTCACCGCCGACGGACTGCTCGAACTGCTCGGTGCCCCCGCGTACGCGGCACTGGCCCGCAGCGAGACCGTCCCCGCGCTCCGGGCGACCCGCGGGGACACGCCCCTGGAGATGCTCGTCCGGCTGTTCCTGCTCCAGCAGCCCGTGCCGCACGCGCGCGTTGCGGAGGTCCTGCCCGTGGACGCCTGCCTGGAGAGCGGCTGGCTGGCCCGGGCCGGCGGGGACGAACTCGCCGCGACGGTGGACGTTCGGCCCTACGGCGGTCCCGGCGGTGAGGACTGGTTCATCGTGTCGGACCTCGGCTGCGCGGTCGGCGGCGCCGGTGGGATCGGCCGACGCGAGGAGGGCGTCGTCCTCGGAGTCGGCGGTGCCTCGATGACCCTCGCCGGCATCACCGTGCGTACGCCCGTCGCCGCCGCGCTCGACCTCGGCACCGGCTCCGGCATCCAGGCCCTGCACGCCGCGCAGCACGCCACGCGCGTGGTGGCCACCGATCTCAACCCGCGTGCCGTGCACATCACCGCCCTCACGCTGGCGCTGTCCGGCGCCGCGGCCGCCGACCTGCGCGAGGGCTCCCTCTTCGAGCCCGTACGGAGCGACGAGACGTACGACCTGATCGTCTCCAACCCGCCCTTCGTGATCTCGCCCGGCGCCCGGCTGACCTACCGCGACGGCGGGATGGGCGGGGACGATCTGTGCCGCACGCTCGTTCAACAGGCGGGCGGCCGCCTGAACGAGGGCGGGTTCGCGCAGTTCCTCGCGAACTGGCAGCACGTGGAAGGGGAGGACTGGCAGGACAGGCTCAGGTCATGGGTGCCCCGGGGCTGTGACGCGTGGATCGTGCAGCGCGAGGTACAGGACGTCAACCAGTACGCCGAGCTGTGGCTCCGTGACGCGGGCGACCACCAGGGCGACGCGGCGGAGTACCAGGCGCGGTACGACGCATGGCTCGACGAGTTCGAGGCGCGCAAGGTGAAGGCCGTCGGCTTCGGCTGGATCACCCTGCGCAGGACGAGTGCCGCCGTGCCCTCGATCACGGTGGAGGAGTGGCCGCACCCGGTCGAGCAGCCGCTCGGTGACACGATCCGGGCCCACTTCGACCGGCTCGACCACCTGCGCGACCACGACGACGCCGCGCTGCTCGAAGGGCATTTCCGGCTCGCCGCCGAGATCGTGCAGGAGCAGGTCGGACTGCCCGGCGCGGAGGATCCGGAGCACGTCGTGCTGCGCCAGAATCGCGGCATGCGCCGGGCGACCCGGGTGGACACGGTCGGTGCGGGTTTCGCGGGTGTGTGCGACGGCACGATGAGCGCGGGCCGCATCCTCGACGCCATCGCCCAGCTGATCGGTGAGGACCCGGTGCTGCTGCGCGACCGTACGCCGGCCCAGATCCGGCTGCTGGTCGAGCAGGGATTCCTGGAGCCGGTCCGCTGAACGGACTGCCGAGGGGCGACCTCGGGGGGCCGGCGAAGCGGCTCGCCAACAAATTCGAGTCGATTTGAACACCTCGTCCGAGACGGTTCGTGAGGAACCGGACGACCTTGATCCGCCACCCTGTCGCCCCGGCGTTCACCTCGGGTTCGCCTGCCCGCCGCCCGCCCGTGTCAGCCTCCCGTGGCTGGGAATGCGCGGACAGGGGAAATGGGGCGCGGCGGGGCATGGAGAGTGAACCGGCGATCTTCGCGGGAGCGGTGTTCTCCCTGTTCGGAGGCGGGCTGCTGGCGTGGACGGTGACGCGCGTGCGTCAGGACCGGCCCGTCGCCGAGGGCGTGAGTCCGGTCGCGTCGGCGACCTTCGCAGGCCTCGTCGCGGTGCTCGCTCTGGCGGCCGGAACCTGGTGCTTCACACGCCTCTGAGACCCCCTCCGGCGACGTTCCCGCGCGTGACCGGGGCGTCGCACTGCGTACGGGGGCGGGCCGGCTCCCGCTACGCCGGGCGGCAGGATTGGTGGTAGTCGGGTTACCGTTCGAGTGGCCGTTGCGGGCTTTTCCCGTTTGACACGGGGGCGGGATGTACCGTCA
It encodes the following:
- a CDS encoding DUF7059 domain-containing protein, with translation MSNASQSPLPPLPASDRPEAAARLRDALLAASFTADGLLELLGAPAYAALARSETVPALRATRGDTPLEMLVRLFLLQQPVPHARVAEVLPVDACLESGWLARAGGDELAATVDVRPYGGPGGEDWFIVSDLGCAVGGAGGIGRREEGVVLGVGGASMTLAGITVRTPVAAALDLGTGSGIQALHAAQHATRVVATDLNPRAVHITALTLALSGAAAADLREGSLFEPVRSDETYDLIVSNPPFVISPGARLTYRDGGMGGDDLCRTLVQQAGGRLNEGGFAQFLANWQHVEGEDWQDRLRSWVPRGCDAWIVQREVQDVNQYAELWLRDAGDHQGDAAEYQARYDAWLDEFEARKVKAVGFGWITLRRTSAAVPSITVEEWPHPVEQPLGDTIRAHFDRLDHLRDHDDAALLEGHFRLAAEIVQEQVGLPGAEDPEHVVLRQNRGMRRATRVDTVGAGFAGVCDGTMSAGRILDAIAQLIGEDPVLLRDRTPAQIRLLVEQGFLEPVR
- a CDS encoding small secreted protein, which gives rise to MEGTKPVNKKLAAALSGGAVLVLALSGCGGDDSNEKLDSWAKQVCDAVQPQAKKIESANAAIQKETSDNSTPEDVQKTDAQAFQDMSDAYKAIGTAVNKAGAPDVENGEKKQQDAVKELNSISASYASLKKQVDGLDTKDQGKFADGLKDIATELDKLSQSGNDALRNLEEGEVGQAMAKQSSCKAATASAGATQS